From Alienimonas californiensis, a single genomic window includes:
- a CDS encoding DEAD/DEAH box helicase family protein: protein MEWAIAAGCLQIRVATVVPPDGRVTGAFFEGIYHEKLGLLARKAFVEAFEGSANETAAAYTRNYERLLFHAPGVATSAVEEHFERLWENATPGVSVLPLHDAFRAGLMTARNEQPTVANSVSVEDASVGATADSVPPEILRRPARFALRDYQQAAIDGWFAARGVGIYAMATGTGKTFTALCTAEELYRRAGGPLAVVIVAPYLNLVSQWLKEGRRFGLDPLECSGSRHAWKPAADATVHQLNAGTRLLATFATTNATFSGDAFQDMLDSLKVRTLLIADEVHNLGARNLRAALPERVTLRLGLSATPSRWMDQEGTAAVNRYFGSAVADVSLGDALKMRPPVLTPYKYFPILIELDDDEREEYLLLTKQLARFMADPRDENLSETALGLLLKRARLLGSASGKLPALRTALEPHRKSRFNLIYCGDGRVEIESAVSSSSLRIGDGETVRQVKAAAAMASELGMTASTYTAEVSANERADVMSAFEEGTIQALVAIRCLDEGVDVPAVRRAFILASSTNPRQFIQRRGRVLRRAEGKELAEIYDFVVVPPAEAADPDSPEYRPMRGLLEREFARVAEFADLALNGPQARATLLPTLEALGLSHL, encoded by the coding sequence ATGGAATGGGCAATCGCTGCGGGCTGCCTGCAGATCCGCGTCGCGACGGTCGTGCCTCCAGATGGCCGCGTGACGGGAGCGTTCTTCGAGGGCATCTACCACGAAAAGCTGGGCTTGCTCGCTCGAAAGGCCTTTGTGGAGGCCTTTGAGGGTAGCGCCAACGAGACCGCCGCCGCCTACACGCGTAACTACGAACGGCTGCTGTTTCATGCGCCGGGGGTGGCGACGAGCGCGGTCGAAGAGCATTTTGAGCGTCTCTGGGAAAACGCCACGCCGGGCGTCTCCGTCCTCCCCCTGCACGACGCCTTCCGCGCCGGCCTCATGACCGCGAGGAACGAACAGCCGACCGTGGCGAACTCTGTCTCCGTCGAAGACGCCTCGGTTGGAGCGACAGCAGACTCGGTCCCGCCGGAGATTCTCCGTCGACCGGCTCGATTTGCGCTGCGGGATTATCAACAGGCTGCGATCGACGGTTGGTTCGCGGCACGCGGCGTCGGCATCTATGCGATGGCGACCGGTACGGGGAAGACGTTCACCGCCCTTTGCACGGCGGAGGAGCTCTACCGCCGTGCGGGCGGCCCGCTGGCGGTCGTCATCGTCGCGCCGTACCTGAACCTGGTCTCCCAATGGTTGAAGGAGGGACGTCGGTTCGGGCTGGATCCGCTCGAATGCTCCGGATCACGACACGCCTGGAAGCCGGCGGCGGACGCGACCGTCCATCAACTCAACGCAGGAACCCGCCTGTTAGCGACGTTCGCCACGACGAACGCCACGTTCTCGGGAGACGCTTTCCAAGACATGCTGGACTCGTTGAAGGTCCGCACGCTGTTGATCGCCGACGAGGTGCACAACCTCGGCGCACGGAATCTTCGAGCCGCCCTGCCGGAGCGGGTCACGCTGCGGCTTGGCCTGTCCGCCACTCCGAGCCGCTGGATGGACCAGGAAGGCACCGCCGCGGTCAATCGTTACTTCGGCTCGGCGGTCGCCGACGTTTCGCTCGGCGACGCCCTGAAGATGCGACCGCCGGTCCTTACGCCGTATAAATACTTCCCCATTCTGATTGAGTTGGACGACGACGAGCGGGAAGAATACCTGCTGCTGACCAAGCAACTCGCACGGTTCATGGCCGATCCGCGGGACGAGAATCTCTCGGAAACGGCGTTAGGGTTACTGCTCAAACGCGCCCGGCTGCTGGGATCCGCGAGCGGCAAACTTCCGGCGTTACGAACGGCGTTGGAGCCGCACCGCAAGAGCCGCTTCAACCTGATCTACTGCGGCGACGGTCGGGTCGAGATCGAATCCGCCGTGTCATCCTCGAGTTTGAGGATCGGAGACGGAGAAACCGTGCGGCAGGTGAAAGCGGCCGCGGCGATGGCGAGCGAACTGGGGATGACCGCCTCGACCTATACGGCCGAAGTGTCCGCGAACGAACGCGCCGACGTGATGTCCGCGTTCGAGGAAGGCACGATTCAGGCGTTGGTGGCGATCCGCTGCCTCGACGAGGGCGTGGACGTGCCGGCCGTACGACGGGCGTTCATCCTTGCCAGCAGCACCAACCCCCGGCAGTTCATCCAACGGCGCGGTCGCGTGCTCCGCCGCGCTGAGGGGAAAGAGCTTGCTGAGATCTACGACTTCGTGGTCGTCCCGCCGGCTGAAGCGGCCGATCCCGACTCGCCGGAGTACCGCCCGATGCGGGGATTGCTGGAGCGGGAGTTCGCCCGTGTCGCGGAGTTCGCCGACCTTGCCTTGAACGGTCCGCAGGCCCGCGCCACACTCCTCCCAACGCTTGAGGCGTTGGGCCTCTCGCATCTCTGA